In Effusibacillus lacus, the following are encoded in one genomic region:
- a CDS encoding aldo/keto reductase, with protein MKQITDCTVLRNGVQMPWLGLGVYKTQDGEEVIRAVTTAISLGYRSVDTAAMYGNEEGVGQAVRESGLTREDIFVTTKVWNSDQGYETTLQAFEASRRRLGFDYIDLYLVHWPVRGKYIETWKALEKLYKEGYVRAIGVSNFQIHHLQDIIKECEVKPMVNQVEYHPFLTQKELHQYCESQQIQLEAWSPLMRGELLNHPTVTDMAGKYGKTPAQIVLRWDLQHEVVTIPKSVREERIRENSGIFDFELTPEDMLRLDGLNQNRRIGPDPDNFNF; from the coding sequence ATGAAACAGATTACGGATTGCACGGTTTTGCGGAATGGGGTGCAGATGCCGTGGCTGGGGCTGGGTGTATACAAAACCCAAGATGGAGAAGAAGTAATACGTGCCGTGACAACGGCAATCAGTCTGGGATACAGAAGCGTTGACACCGCAGCCATGTACGGAAACGAAGAAGGTGTGGGACAGGCCGTCAGGGAATCGGGTCTCACACGGGAAGACATCTTTGTTACCACAAAAGTCTGGAACTCCGACCAGGGTTATGAGACGACCTTGCAAGCTTTTGAAGCAAGCCGGAGACGTCTCGGGTTTGACTACATTGACCTGTATCTGGTGCATTGGCCGGTTCGGGGCAAATACATAGAGACCTGGAAAGCTCTTGAGAAACTGTACAAAGAGGGCTATGTCCGGGCGATTGGCGTCAGCAACTTCCAGATCCATCACCTGCAGGATATAATAAAGGAATGTGAAGTCAAGCCGATGGTCAATCAGGTGGAATACCACCCGTTCCTGACCCAGAAAGAGCTGCATCAGTATTGCGAATCCCAGCAGATTCAACTGGAGGCCTGGAGTCCGCTGATGCGAGGCGAATTGTTGAACCATCCGACTGTAACCGATATGGCCGGCAAGTACGGGAAAACCCCCGCACAGATCGTGCTGCGATGGGATTTGCAGCACGAAGTGGTGACGATTCCCAAATCGGTTCGCGAAGAACGGATCCGGGAAAACTCAGGTATCTTTGATTTCGAACTGACGCCGGAAGATATGCTAAGGCTGGACGGGTTGAATCAGAACAGACGGATCGGACCCGATCCGGACAACTTCAACTTCTAA
- a CDS encoding peptidase U32 family protein has product MGKKTELLVTAGDLQEAERMLQAGADAISIGHERYALRMPGSFELPDIRDAVALARHFQAKVYVSINALLHNDSLPELNDYIRQLNEAGVDAIVFGDPAVLMASRLAASKLKLHWNTETTSTNYRTVNYWAGRGVARAILARELSMEEVLYIKQNTKIEVQVQVHGATCIFHSRRELVGNYMQHQGRMAEEGNRSRNRHMFLKEKNRSEERYPIFEDRHGTHILSAEDICMLEHLGPFLTAGIDSFKIEGLLKTADYNAAVVSLYRKAIDCLADNPNAGIHPGWLAELRSIQPPDRPLGTGFYFREQIY; this is encoded by the coding sequence ATGGGCAAAAAAACGGAACTGCTGGTAACGGCAGGCGACCTGCAAGAAGCGGAACGGATGCTTCAGGCGGGAGCTGATGCGATCAGTATAGGCCATGAAAGGTATGCGTTGCGGATGCCTGGGAGCTTTGAGCTGCCGGACATCCGGGACGCGGTAGCGTTAGCCAGACACTTTCAGGCCAAAGTATACGTGTCCATAAACGCATTGCTGCATAACGATAGTTTGCCGGAACTGAATGACTACATCCGGCAGTTGAATGAGGCAGGCGTGGACGCAATCGTATTTGGAGACCCGGCGGTCTTGATGGCCTCTCGCCTTGCAGCTTCCAAACTGAAACTCCACTGGAATACGGAGACTACCTCCACCAACTACCGAACTGTCAACTATTGGGCAGGCAGGGGCGTTGCGAGGGCTATCCTTGCCCGAGAGTTGTCCATGGAAGAAGTGCTGTACATCAAACAAAATACCAAAATCGAAGTGCAGGTGCAGGTTCACGGCGCCACCTGCATTTTCCATTCCAGGCGGGAACTGGTCGGCAATTACATGCAGCACCAGGGACGAATGGCGGAAGAGGGGAACCGGAGCCGGAATCGCCATATGTTTCTCAAGGAAAAGAACCGATCGGAAGAGCGTTATCCAATTTTTGAAGACCGGCACGGGACGCATATTCTCAGTGCAGAAGACATTTGCATGCTTGAGCATTTGGGCCCTTTTTTGACGGCGGGGATTGATTCCTTTAAGATCGAGGGATTGCTGAAAACGGCTGACTATAATGCGGCGGTGGTGTCTCTGTACCGCAAGGCCATTGACTGTTTGGCAGACAACCCGAACGCCGGGATACACCCTGGGTGGCTGGCGGAGCTAAGAAGCATTCAACCGCCCGACAGGCCCTTGGGGACGGGGTTTTACTTCAGGGAACAAATCTACTAG
- the trhO gene encoding oxygen-dependent tRNA uridine(34) hydroxylase TrhO has product MSGQKPYRVLLFYKYVHIEDPVGFAEQHLQFCKELGLRGRILVAEEGINGTVSGTVEQTEKYMEEMHKDPRFADLWFKIDEADDHAFRKMFVRPRKELVTWRLDEKIDPNETTGKHLTPKEWYELMQQEDVVIIDGRNDYEYDLGHFRGAIRPEVKTTREFPEWIRNNLDRFKGKKVLTYCTGGIRCEVLSGVLLKEGLTDVYQLHGGIVAYGKDPEVKGQMFDGKCYVFDNRISVPINQVDPSVVGKCHHCGVPAEKYINCANDLCHLQHIVCPECEEKHQGYCSEECVSELVQS; this is encoded by the coding sequence ATGAGCGGTCAAAAACCCTATCGAGTCCTGCTCTTCTATAAATATGTTCACATCGAGGATCCCGTGGGTTTTGCGGAACAACACCTTCAGTTCTGCAAAGAGTTGGGACTGCGGGGCCGGATTCTGGTGGCGGAAGAAGGAATAAACGGGACTGTCTCGGGAACTGTCGAGCAGACGGAAAAATACATGGAAGAAATGCACAAAGATCCCCGGTTCGCGGATTTGTGGTTCAAAATTGACGAAGCAGACGACCACGCTTTCAGGAAAATGTTTGTGCGGCCGAGAAAGGAATTGGTGACTTGGCGCCTGGATGAGAAAATCGATCCGAATGAAACGACAGGGAAGCATTTGACGCCGAAAGAATGGTACGAACTGATGCAGCAGGAAGACGTGGTGATTATTGATGGCCGCAATGATTATGAGTATGATCTTGGCCACTTCCGGGGAGCGATTCGCCCTGAAGTGAAGACCACCCGGGAATTTCCCGAGTGGATCCGCAACAATCTCGATCGGTTCAAAGGCAAGAAGGTTTTGACTTACTGCACCGGCGGCATTCGTTGTGAAGTTCTGTCTGGCGTGCTATTGAAGGAAGGGCTCACAGACGTGTATCAACTGCACGGGGGCATCGTCGCCTACGGGAAGGATCCGGAAGTCAAGGGCCAAATGTTTGACGGCAAGTGTTACGTATTTGACAATCGGATCTCGGTGCCAATCAATCAGGTGGATCCGTCGGTGGTCGGGAAGTGCCATCACTGCGGCGTTCCGGCGGAGAAATACATTAACTGCGCCAACGATCTGTGTCACCTGCAGCATATTGTATGCCCCGAATGTGAAGAGAAGCATCAGGGATACTGTTCGGAGGAGTGCGTGTCCGAATTGGTCCAATCCTGA
- a CDS encoding alpha/beta fold hydrolase, producing the protein MLHYKTYELGKTHDWVIFVHGAGGSSAIWYKQIRQFKEHFNILLLDLRGHGKSKNVKRKLSRYSFHEVSKDVIEVLDHLKIKSAHFVGISLGTIVIQTLAELCPERIRSMILGGAVTKLNVRSQILIALGNMTKHIIPYMWLYRLFAWVIMPRKNHRKSRLLFVNEAKKLCQKEFKRWFKLTLNINPFLRNLREKELPIPTLYLMGEEDYMFLPTVEAIVERKRFSKLVLIRNSGHVCNVDQPEEFNRQSIKFIKENLIFRPAIV; encoded by the coding sequence TTGCTGCATTACAAAACGTATGAATTGGGTAAAACTCATGACTGGGTCATCTTTGTCCACGGTGCGGGCGGAAGCTCTGCAATCTGGTACAAGCAGATCCGTCAGTTCAAGGAACATTTCAACATCTTGCTGCTTGACCTCCGCGGTCATGGCAAGTCCAAAAACGTCAAGCGGAAACTCAGTCGATATTCGTTTCATGAAGTAAGCAAGGATGTGATTGAAGTCCTCGATCACCTTAAGATAAAATCTGCCCATTTTGTCGGGATCTCCCTGGGAACCATCGTCATCCAGACCCTGGCCGAACTTTGCCCGGAACGGATCCGTTCCATGATCCTGGGCGGGGCGGTAACCAAACTCAATGTCCGATCGCAAATTCTGATTGCCCTTGGCAATATGACCAAGCATATTATTCCATATATGTGGCTGTACCGGCTGTTTGCCTGGGTGATCATGCCGAGGAAGAACCACAGGAAATCCCGCCTGCTGTTTGTCAACGAAGCGAAGAAGCTCTGCCAGAAGGAATTCAAGCGTTGGTTCAAGCTGACTCTTAACATCAATCCTTTCCTGCGGAATCTGCGGGAGAAGGAGTTGCCGATTCCGACTCTTTATCTGATGGGTGAAGAGGACTATATGTTCCTGCCAACGGTGGAAGCGATTGTGGAGAGAAAGAGATTCTCTAAACTGGTGTTGATTCGCAATTCGGGCCATGTATGCAATGTAGACCAACCGGAAGAGTTCAATCGGCAGTCCATCAAATTTATCAAAGAAAATTTGATCTTTCGACCGGCAATCGTATAG
- the fdhF gene encoding formate dehydrogenase subunit alpha codes for MHAPERLKQPLLRKEGKLTPVSWSEALDVIAQRLADLKSAWGPDSIAMFACARATNETNYVTQKFMRAAIGSNNIDGCNRTUHAPSVAGLATVFGSGFPTGTLDDFDEADVLLLMGSNTTEAHPIIANRIKNAVKKGLQMIVIDPREIEMAKFASSYLQIKVGSDIALMNGMLHVIIKEGLFDPSFVRRTSTGFEDLKKKVEPYTPEYAASITGLTPEQIISTARTYARAQNAMIAYTLGITEHHCGVNNVFDIANLALLTGHIGRRGNGILPLRGQNNVQGAGDMGCLPNQLPGAFSLANDEYRSRFEKAWNVRLNPMAGATQTRIFEKMESGEIKALYIIGENPLLADVHMNHTHKLLKNLDLLVVQDIFLTETARMADVVLPARSWGEVEGTYTNTERRVQRVRKAVEPGPSTRDDWDILCDLSTRLGYPMQYRSSEEIWEEVRQLAPEMYGGMSYSRLDREGGLCYPCPSLDHPGTTCLHERFHKPALEGPAAPFIPVDYTPPAEVPDEEYPFMLTTGRRYELYNTHTQTRYYADGVKLKQTEETLDIHPTDAASLGIGDGDRVEVSSRRGKVSVTAKLTDRMQPGLVFMSFHWADVPTNVLTINEYDPISGTAEFKACAVKIAPATLLAE; via the coding sequence GTGCATGCACCCGAACGTCTGAAGCAACCTCTGCTCCGGAAAGAGGGAAAGTTGACACCCGTTTCCTGGAGCGAAGCGCTGGATGTCATTGCACAAAGACTGGCTGACCTGAAATCTGCCTGGGGCCCGGACTCGATTGCCATGTTTGCCTGTGCCCGGGCTACCAACGAGACCAACTATGTGACCCAGAAGTTCATGCGGGCGGCAATCGGCAGCAATAACATCGACGGCTGCAACCGGACTTGACACGCTCCCAGCGTCGCCGGTCTGGCGACTGTATTTGGCAGCGGGTTCCCAACCGGAACCCTGGACGATTTTGACGAGGCGGATGTGCTGCTGTTGATGGGTTCCAACACCACGGAAGCCCATCCCATCATTGCAAACCGGATCAAGAACGCGGTCAAAAAAGGACTGCAGATGATCGTTATCGACCCGCGTGAGATTGAGATGGCCAAGTTTGCGTCTTCTTATCTGCAGATCAAGGTAGGATCCGACATCGCCCTGATGAACGGAATGCTCCATGTGATCATTAAGGAAGGATTGTTCGATCCCTCTTTTGTCCGGCGCACCAGTACCGGATTTGAAGACTTAAAAAAGAAGGTGGAGCCCTACACGCCCGAATATGCCGCATCCATCACCGGCCTTACTCCGGAACAGATCATTTCCACTGCCCGGACATATGCTCGTGCGCAAAATGCGATGATTGCTTACACATTGGGAATAACCGAGCACCATTGCGGAGTCAACAACGTGTTTGATATTGCCAACCTGGCCCTGCTCACGGGGCACATCGGCCGGAGGGGAAATGGAATCCTCCCCCTGCGGGGGCAGAATAATGTGCAAGGTGCCGGTGACATGGGGTGTCTGCCCAACCAACTGCCTGGCGCTTTCAGCCTTGCCAACGACGAGTACCGTTCCCGCTTCGAAAAAGCCTGGAATGTCAGGCTCAATCCGATGGCAGGGGCCACCCAGACCCGCATATTTGAAAAGATGGAAAGCGGTGAGATAAAAGCTCTCTATATCATAGGCGAAAATCCGCTGCTGGCCGATGTGCACATGAACCACACCCACAAGCTGTTGAAAAATCTGGATTTGCTCGTGGTGCAGGACATCTTCCTGACCGAGACGGCCCGGATGGCCGACGTGGTTCTTCCTGCCCGTTCCTGGGGAGAAGTGGAGGGAACTTACACCAATACGGAACGTCGTGTTCAACGGGTTCGGAAAGCGGTCGAACCGGGTCCCTCTACACGGGATGATTGGGATATCCTTTGTGACCTCTCCACCCGTTTGGGTTATCCGATGCAGTATCGCAGCAGTGAAGAGATTTGGGAGGAAGTGCGGCAGCTGGCTCCCGAAATGTATGGAGGCATGTCCTACTCCCGGCTTGATCGGGAGGGAGGTTTGTGTTATCCTTGTCCTTCTCTCGACCACCCCGGCACAACTTGTCTGCATGAACGATTCCACAAACCGGCTTTGGAAGGCCCGGCAGCCCCGTTTATTCCGGTGGATTACACGCCGCCCGCGGAGGTTCCCGATGAGGAGTATCCTTTTATGCTCACGACGGGAAGGCGGTATGAATTGTACAATACCCACACCCAGACCCGCTATTATGCGGATGGTGTGAAACTGAAGCAGACAGAGGAAACTTTGGACATCCATCCAACGGATGCGGCTTCCTTGGGTATCGGAGATGGAGATCGGGTAGAGGTAAGTTCCCGTCGCGGCAAAGTGTCGGTCACAGCCAAACTTACTGACCGGATGCAGCCAGGCCTGGTATTTATGAGTTTTCACTGGGCGGATGTACCGACCAACGTTTTGACCATCAACGAATATGACCCCATATCCGGTACAGCCGAATTTAAAGCTTGCGCGGTGAAGATTGCACCCGCCACCCTTTTGGCTGAGTGA
- a CDS encoding fumarate reductase flavoprotein subunit: protein MSSYDVFTTDVLIVGAGLAGERAAIEAAEHGHSVIILSLVPPRRSHSTAAQGGMQASLANSAKGAGDNPDVHFADTVKGSDWGCDQDVARLFAETAPIAVRQMAHWGVPWNRVTAGKKVLPDGTEIYDDPDKEGLITARNFGGTAKWRTCYVSDGTGHCLQYAMDSVVVKLGITVHDRVEAISLIHDDTRCSGAVVRCLRTGKLRVYLAKSTVIATGGYGRLYGASTNAIINEGSGMFIALNTGIVPLGNMEAVQFHPTGIVPTWILVTEGARGDGGYLLDKNLHRFMPDYEPAKKELASRDVVSRRMTQHIRKGFGVDSPYGAHLWLDIRHLGERHINTNLREIANICRNFAGIDPVHELIPVRPTQHYSMGGVRTDINGMAYGLEGLFAVGEAACWDLHGFNRLGGNSLAETIVAGMIVGKQVAIYTKDASINVSTTLIQEHVREQEERIHNLLNCTNGKENVYEIRREMENTLMENVGIFRTGEALEKAVNKLDELYHRSLHVGLRSNGQGPNPELASALRINGMVKLAYLIAAGALARQESRGSHYREDFPQRDDVNWLKRTLAYWPKGSDKPVLKYEDVKITELPPGDRGYGEGSKQTAGTSEVSK from the coding sequence ATGAGCAGCTACGACGTTTTTACAACGGATGTTCTGATTGTCGGAGCAGGATTGGCAGGAGAACGGGCTGCGATTGAAGCGGCGGAACACGGTCATTCGGTCATCATCCTGAGTCTTGTGCCGCCACGGCGGTCACACAGCACGGCGGCGCAGGGTGGAATGCAGGCCTCACTTGCCAACAGCGCCAAAGGAGCGGGGGACAACCCTGACGTGCATTTTGCCGATACGGTAAAAGGCTCTGACTGGGGGTGTGATCAGGATGTTGCCCGCCTGTTTGCGGAAACGGCACCTATTGCTGTAAGGCAAATGGCTCATTGGGGGGTTCCCTGGAACCGGGTTACGGCAGGCAAGAAAGTGTTGCCTGATGGAACCGAGATCTATGATGATCCGGACAAAGAAGGTCTGATTACCGCCCGCAACTTTGGCGGAACGGCAAAATGGAGAACCTGTTATGTTTCGGATGGCACCGGGCACTGCTTGCAATATGCCATGGACAGTGTGGTGGTGAAACTTGGCATAACTGTGCATGACCGGGTGGAAGCGATTTCGCTCATTCATGACGATACCCGGTGCAGCGGTGCGGTGGTACGTTGCCTGAGAACAGGCAAGCTTCGGGTATATCTAGCCAAATCGACGGTTATTGCCACCGGCGGTTATGGCCGTTTATATGGCGCTTCCACCAATGCGATCATCAATGAAGGAAGCGGCATGTTCATTGCACTCAACACAGGAATTGTACCTCTTGGCAACATGGAAGCGGTGCAATTCCATCCGACAGGAATTGTCCCCACATGGATTCTGGTTACAGAGGGGGCGCGGGGAGACGGCGGTTATCTGCTGGACAAAAACCTGCACCGCTTCATGCCTGATTACGAACCTGCCAAGAAAGAACTGGCATCCCGTGATGTGGTCTCCAGACGAATGACACAGCACATTCGAAAGGGATTCGGAGTTGACAGTCCTTATGGGGCTCACCTCTGGCTGGATATCCGTCATCTGGGGGAGCGTCATATTAACACCAATCTACGTGAAATTGCGAACATTTGCAGGAATTTCGCGGGCATCGACCCGGTCCATGAACTGATACCGGTCCGGCCCACCCAACATTACAGTATGGGCGGAGTCAGGACCGATATCAACGGCATGGCATACGGGTTGGAAGGATTGTTTGCAGTTGGCGAAGCGGCTTGCTGGGACCTGCACGGATTTAACCGGCTGGGCGGCAACTCTCTTGCGGAGACCATCGTGGCAGGTATGATCGTCGGCAAGCAGGTAGCCATATACACCAAGGACGCTTCTATTAACGTATCAACTACTCTGATACAAGAACATGTCAGAGAACAGGAAGAGCGTATCCACAATCTGTTGAACTGCACCAACGGTAAGGAGAACGTCTACGAAATCCGCAGGGAAATGGAGAACACCCTGATGGAGAATGTGGGCATCTTCCGTACCGGGGAAGCGTTGGAGAAAGCGGTCAACAAGCTGGACGAACTCTATCACAGATCTCTTCATGTCGGGCTCAGAAGCAACGGGCAGGGTCCGAACCCGGAACTGGCATCCGCACTAAGAATCAATGGCATGGTGAAGCTTGCCTATTTGATTGCGGCAGGAGCACTGGCACGCCAGGAAAGCCGCGGCAGCCATTACCGGGAGGATTTCCCGCAGCGGGATGATGTCAACTGGCTGAAGCGCACGCTGGCATACTGGCCCAAAGGCTCAGACAAACCCGTTCTCAAATACGAAGACGTAAAGATTACAGAATTGCCTCCCGGAGATCGCGGATACGGTGAAGGAAGCAAACAGACAGCCGGTACAAGTGAAGTTTCGAAATAA
- a CDS encoding succinate dehydrogenase, with product MELQRSTELQKTYVTSSKLELVADIIQLVSGVSLAFFLWTHMVFVGSILLGVSAFNKLAAFMEEYYLLPAAVVFIIIAFTAHVGAVLRRIPGRWRDQKIIWQHAKTIKHGDTWSWLFQVVSGAAILILATIHVFVVVYGGISADLSSDRMHSPFLWFYLALLFLGEYHASIGLYRAAIKWGWIKRQTAKRVLGFATIIFLAIGLVTIGTLWMLGGSL from the coding sequence ATGGAACTGCAAAGATCGACGGAATTGCAAAAAACGTATGTGACTTCATCGAAACTGGAACTTGTGGCAGACATCATCCAGTTGGTAAGCGGAGTAAGTTTGGCATTTTTCCTTTGGACCCACATGGTATTCGTGGGCTCCATTCTGTTGGGAGTCAGCGCTTTCAACAAGTTGGCCGCTTTTATGGAAGAGTATTACTTGCTTCCGGCCGCAGTCGTTTTCATTATCATTGCTTTTACCGCCCATGTTGGAGCTGTGCTGAGGAGAATTCCAGGGCGTTGGCGAGATCAGAAAATCATATGGCAACATGCGAAAACAATCAAGCACGGCGACACCTGGTCATGGTTGTTTCAGGTAGTATCCGGTGCTGCGATTCTGATTCTTGCTACGATCCACGTGTTTGTCGTAGTTTATGGCGGCATCAGCGCCGACCTTAGTTCAGACAGAATGCACTCCCCCTTCTTGTGGTTTTATCTCGCTTTGCTGTTTCTGGGGGAATACCATGCAAGCATAGGTCTGTATCGTGCAGCCATCAAGTGGGGTTGGATCAAACGGCAGACCGCCAAGAGAGTGCTCGGTTTTGCAACGATCATCTTCCTGGCCATCGGTCTTGTCACCATTGGAACACTGTGGATGTTGGGAGGTTCACTATGA
- a CDS encoding PaaI family thioesterase yields the protein MSESNFKLDPGVIQKAVGAMASGDMLSLMKLLPIQRERHEDWYVMSLPLLPFFMNPLGIVHGGITAVLLDSAMGWSIAEETGKQVVTLQMNVNYIAPGKGKVLKVFARPTHTGRATAVAEAYMENETGKRIAQSTGTFYYTGEPAIRLEEQT from the coding sequence GTGAGCGAATCAAACTTTAAACTGGATCCCGGAGTCATCCAGAAAGCGGTCGGGGCCATGGCCAGCGGGGACATGCTGTCCCTGATGAAACTGCTCCCCATTCAGAGGGAACGACATGAGGATTGGTATGTGATGTCCCTTCCACTGCTGCCTTTCTTTATGAATCCGCTAGGCATTGTACATGGAGGGATTACAGCCGTGCTGCTGGATTCAGCCATGGGGTGGAGCATTGCGGAGGAAACGGGGAAACAGGTGGTTACCCTGCAGATGAACGTAAACTACATAGCACCGGGCAAAGGAAAAGTTCTGAAGGTGTTTGCGCGACCGACCCATACCGGCAGAGCTACAGCGGTAGCGGAAGCTTACATGGAGAACGAAACGGGCAAACGAATTGCCCAGAGTACCGGTACCTTCTACTATACCGGAGAACCGGCCATCCGACTCGAAGAACAGACATAA
- a CDS encoding alpha/beta-type small acid-soluble spore protein encodes MADNNNRNNYVAQGAAQALDQMKYEIAQEFGVQLGADQTSRANGSVGGEITKRLVKFAEQALAGTR; translated from the coding sequence ATGGCAGACAACAATAACAGAAACAATTATGTAGCCCAAGGTGCAGCACAGGCTCTGGATCAAATGAAGTATGAAATTGCACAAGAGTTTGGTGTTCAACTCGGTGCAGATCAAACTTCCCGTGCGAATGGTTCTGTAGGTGGAGAAATTACCAAGCGTCTTGTGAAATTCGCTGAACAGGCTCTGGCGGGCACCCGCTAA
- a CDS encoding YgiT-type zinc finger protein, protein MEVSECCNKELRLDYRIEYLHGKDDEYELKVPVWVCTQCGKIYLPKYDLLLDPDYKQLG, encoded by the coding sequence ATGGAGGTATCGGAATGCTGCAATAAAGAGTTGAGATTGGACTACCGAATCGAATACTTGCATGGAAAAGATGACGAATACGAATTGAAAGTCCCGGTATGGGTATGCACCCAATGCGGCAAGATCTATCTGCCCAAATACGATCTGCTGCTGGATCCAGATTACAAACAGTTAGGATAG
- a CDS encoding peptidase U32 family protein, translating into MRKPELLAPAGNLEKLKFAVLYGADAVYIGGQRFGLRSKAGNFSCEDMREGVEFSHAHGAKVFVAANIIAHNDDFAGMEEYFRTLYDIGIDAVIIADPAIIDVCRQAAPDLEIHLSTQASTTNWQAVKFWADEGIKRIVLAREVSLQEIREIKQNVSVEIEAFIHGAMCISYSGRCVLSNHMTNRDANRGGCAQSCRWQYDLFEEVEEQTDELPLFAEGDDAFTMSSKDLCMIEHVPEMIEAGVDSLKIEGRMKTAHYVATVVNAYRRVIDAYCENPKEFRFRPEWMDEILKAANRPITTAFYYGAPTAGDQIYGLPPKMAKYEFAGLVLDYDETAGIATIEQRTRFSVGQEVEFFGPKRENFKQVVTAIWDEEGAALVDANRPLQRVKLKVDRPVQPYDIMRKGEGILSLAGRP; encoded by the coding sequence GTGAGGAAACCGGAACTGTTGGCCCCCGCAGGCAATTTGGAGAAATTGAAATTCGCCGTCCTGTACGGGGCGGATGCGGTATACATCGGCGGGCAGAGATTTGGTCTTCGTTCAAAAGCGGGCAACTTCTCTTGTGAGGACATGCGGGAAGGCGTGGAATTCTCCCATGCCCACGGTGCAAAAGTATTTGTGGCAGCCAATATTATTGCTCACAACGATGATTTTGCAGGCATGGAGGAGTACTTCCGCACACTGTACGACATCGGAATCGATGCGGTGATCATTGCCGATCCCGCCATCATTGACGTATGCAGACAAGCGGCACCTGATCTGGAGATTCATTTAAGCACCCAAGCGTCTACCACTAACTGGCAGGCTGTCAAGTTCTGGGCTGACGAAGGTATCAAGCGAATTGTCCTCGCCAGGGAAGTATCCTTGCAGGAAATCCGTGAAATCAAACAGAATGTCAGCGTGGAAATCGAAGCGTTTATCCACGGAGCCATGTGCATATCCTATTCGGGACGCTGTGTACTGTCCAACCATATGACCAATCGGGACGCCAACCGCGGGGGCTGCGCCCAATCCTGCCGCTGGCAGTACGATCTGTTTGAAGAAGTGGAAGAGCAAACGGACGAACTGCCCCTTTTTGCGGAGGGTGATGATGCATTCACGATGAGCTCCAAGGATCTGTGCATGATTGAGCATGTTCCCGAGATGATCGAAGCGGGCGTTGACAGCCTGAAGATTGAAGGCCGGATGAAAACGGCGCACTATGTGGCAACAGTGGTGAATGCCTACCGCAGGGTGATTGACGCGTATTGCGAGAACCCGAAGGAATTTCGTTTCCGGCCAGAGTGGATGGATGAGATTCTGAAAGCGGCGAACCGTCCCATTACCACTGCTTTTTATTATGGTGCCCCGACGGCTGGTGATCAAATCTATGGATTGCCTCCCAAAATGGCAAAGTATGAATTTGCCGGTCTGGTGCTTGATTATGATGAGACCGCAGGGATCGCGACAATTGAACAACGGACCCGTTTTTCCGTTGGGCAGGAAGTGGAATTCTTCGGTCCCAAGCGGGAAAATTTCAAGCAAGTGGTCACCGCTATATGGGACGAGGAGGGAGCTGCGCTTGTAGACGCAAACCGCCCTTTGCAGCGGGTGAAATTGAAAGTGGATCGTCCGGTGCAACCCTACGACATTATGCGCAAGGGCGAAGGCATCTTGTCTTTGGCGGGGCGACCATAA